The following proteins come from a genomic window of Brevibacillus antibioticus:
- a CDS encoding permease, whose product MILKIRQFLVEIIGALLLGLSVVWLTMGRDSSLFSGWSIEWSPLWLDVKTFFLSIWLEAIPFVLLGVFFSAFIQTFVTEEQVRRWTPKHPLVALPFAGLLGFLFPVCECAIIPVVRRLIQKGMPLSVGIVFLLAGPIVNPVVLSSTYVAFARQPEMALYRGIAGFVVALIVGMLVFLFVKKNPIRLGMESQISHEADHVKATSGKLSSTFAHAVDEFFDMGKYLLFGAFISALLQVYISRDTLMDIGQTPLTSHLVMMGMAYLSSLCSEADAFIAASFANTFSSSSLLAFLVFGPMLDLKTTLMLFGTFRFGFVIKLVVAITLLVIGVTILMPM is encoded by the coding sequence TTGATTCTGAAGATTCGCCAATTTTTAGTTGAAATAATCGGGGCGCTTCTGCTTGGACTAAGTGTCGTTTGGTTAACAATGGGCAGGGACAGCAGCTTGTTTTCCGGTTGGAGTATAGAGTGGTCCCCTTTATGGCTTGATGTGAAAACCTTTTTCCTTAGTATTTGGCTGGAAGCAATTCCGTTTGTCCTCTTGGGTGTATTTTTTTCGGCATTTATCCAGACGTTTGTGACAGAAGAGCAGGTGAGGCGTTGGACACCGAAGCATCCACTCGTGGCCCTGCCGTTTGCCGGGTTGCTCGGATTTTTGTTCCCTGTATGTGAATGTGCCATTATCCCTGTGGTTCGTCGGCTGATCCAAAAAGGGATGCCGCTGTCAGTTGGGATTGTTTTCTTATTGGCAGGTCCGATTGTGAATCCCGTTGTTTTGTCATCGACCTATGTCGCTTTCGCCCGTCAGCCGGAAATGGCTCTCTACCGGGGCATAGCGGGATTCGTTGTTGCACTCATAGTGGGCATGCTTGTCTTCTTGTTTGTCAAAAAAAATCCGATACGGCTCGGCATGGAATCGCAAATCAGCCATGAAGCCGATCATGTAAAAGCGACGAGTGGAAAGCTGTCCTCGACATTTGCCCACGCAGTGGACGAATTTTTTGACATGGGGAAATATTTGTTGTTTGGTGCGTTTATCAGTGCACTTTTACAGGTGTACATCAGCCGGGATACGCTCATGGACATCGGTCAAACACCGCTCACCTCCCATTTGGTCATGATGGGGATGGCGTATTTGTCTTCGCTTTGTTCAGAGGCGGATGCGTTTATTGCTGCCTCCTTTGCCAATACGTTTTCAAGCAGCTCGTTGCTTGCGTTTCTGGTTTTCGGTCCCATGCTCGATTTAAAAACGACGTTGATGCTATTTGGAACGTTTCGCTTTGGTTTTGTTATCAAGCTGGTCGTAGCTATTACGCTTTTGGTGATTGGCGTCACTATACTTATGCCGATGTAA
- a CDS encoding ArsR/SmtB family transcription factor: MSEDIQRIPTDLEVCEIQTIDEEKVNRLRPRMMETEGVAPLFKALADDTRAKIIYALALEGELCVCDVAATINSSIPNTSHHLRLLKNMGLARYRKNGKLVYYSLDDDHVRHLIMCGIEHAAELKQSKP; this comes from the coding sequence GTGAGCGAAGACATTCAGCGCATTCCCACTGATTTAGAGGTTTGTGAAATACAGACGATTGATGAAGAAAAAGTAAACAGGCTTCGGCCCAGAATGATGGAGACGGAAGGTGTCGCCCCTCTCTTCAAGGCTCTTGCTGACGATACGCGAGCAAAAATCATTTACGCACTGGCACTTGAAGGAGAGCTATGCGTATGTGATGTCGCAGCAACCATCAATAGTTCGATCCCCAATACCTCCCACCATCTGCGCTTGTTAAAAAACATGGGTCTCGCCCGGTACCGCAAAAATGGCAAGCTCGTCTATTACTCACTCGATGATGATCATGTCCGCCATTTAATCATGTGTGGAATTGAGCATGCTGCCGAATTGAAGCAATCGAAACCGTAA
- a CDS encoding flavin-containing monooxygenase, translating into MNDYDVIVIGGGQAGLALGYALKRKNRRFVIVEQNQRIGDSWRQRYDSLVLFTPRKHNQLPGLTFPGEQNTLPNKDEAADYLELYAKHFELPVMLGTTVMELRKIGFRFEVRTQDRLLYAKQVVIATGPFHTPFIPGIANSLDHTVHQLHTSQYKNESQLIDGPVLVVGSGNSGAQIAVELAAHRPVIFSQGDSRSYLPNFIFGKPIFDYMKTLGLLDAPHSTWIGKKMRSSPDPIFGYKKQVRELSRSGALRLVSRTVQVNGHTVYFADGTEATVNNVLWATGFRPNYDWLSIPDVLDSKGRPIHLRGITKVPGLSFLGLPWQHTRASALIGGVGKDALYLVEHL; encoded by the coding sequence ATGAACGACTATGACGTCATCGTAATTGGCGGAGGGCAGGCAGGGCTTGCTCTCGGATATGCACTCAAGCGTAAAAATCGCCGTTTTGTCATCGTGGAACAAAACCAACGGATCGGGGACAGTTGGCGGCAACGCTACGATTCGCTGGTGCTTTTTACACCACGTAAACATAATCAACTACCTGGTCTTACGTTTCCCGGAGAGCAGAATACGCTCCCGAACAAGGATGAAGCGGCAGACTACCTAGAATTGTACGCCAAACATTTCGAATTGCCTGTCATGCTGGGTACGACTGTTATGGAGCTTAGAAAAATTGGTTTCCGTTTCGAAGTACGGACACAAGATCGTCTGCTCTACGCGAAGCAAGTCGTCATTGCAACAGGGCCATTTCATACGCCGTTTATCCCAGGGATTGCGAACAGCTTGGACCACACTGTTCATCAACTGCACACTTCGCAGTACAAGAATGAGAGCCAGCTTATCGACGGCCCGGTCCTAGTTGTTGGCAGCGGCAACTCTGGCGCACAGATTGCGGTAGAGCTCGCCGCTCATCGACCCGTTATTTTTTCACAGGGAGATTCACGCTCTTACTTGCCAAACTTTATATTTGGAAAACCTATATTTGATTACATGAAGACACTTGGATTACTCGATGCTCCCCACTCCACCTGGATCGGCAAGAAAATGCGTAGCTCACCCGATCCGATATTCGGCTACAAAAAGCAGGTGCGCGAGCTCTCTCGCTCAGGAGCATTGCGGTTAGTTTCTCGAACCGTACAGGTTAATGGGCATACCGTTTATTTTGCAGATGGAACAGAAGCAACAGTCAATAACGTATTATGGGCCACTGGCTTTCGACCAAACTACGATTGGCTGAGTATTCCAGATGTGCTTGATTCGAAAGGCAGACCCATTCATCTTCGGGGTATCACAAAAGTGCCTGGCCTATCCTTTCTCGGACTTCCATGGCAGCATACAAGGGCGTCAGCGCTTATTGGCGGCGTAGGAAAAGACGCCCTTTATCTAGTGGAACATTTATAA
- a CDS encoding cation diffusion facilitator family transporter: protein MGFHHHDHGDGHDHHHHGKGASKRALLISFLIIAVFLVVETIGGFLTNSLALLSDAGHMLSDALALLLSLIAVHFAARPPSAKRTFGLKRFEILAALTNGVTLVLISLFIFWEGFQRLWNPPEVASGSMITIATVGLLANIAAAMVLMRGDTKNNVNVRSAYLHVLGDLLGSVGAIVGGILMWAFGWYIADPIISIVVAVLIMLSAWRVTKESVNILLEGAPSRLDTTKVEESLSQLPGVIKVHDLHIWTVTSGFDSLTCHLVVEDDLPSYPVLNDTLVLLEKEFGITHATIQIENSSTRHRDLHCQATSDSHDHDHNHEHNHDHPHDHKQHSHS from the coding sequence ATGGGCTTTCACCATCACGATCATGGAGATGGTCACGATCACCATCACCATGGAAAAGGAGCCAGTAAACGAGCTCTTCTCATTTCTTTCCTCATCATTGCTGTATTTCTGGTTGTAGAAACCATTGGGGGCTTCCTCACCAATAGTTTGGCGTTGCTCTCTGACGCTGGGCATATGTTGAGCGATGCATTAGCACTTCTATTGAGCTTGATCGCTGTTCATTTCGCTGCACGACCACCTTCTGCAAAGAGAACATTCGGGTTGAAACGTTTTGAAATCTTGGCTGCACTGACCAATGGTGTGACACTTGTACTGATATCCTTGTTCATTTTCTGGGAAGGGTTCCAACGCTTATGGAATCCGCCCGAGGTTGCCAGTGGCTCCATGATCACCATCGCCACAGTCGGACTCTTGGCGAATATTGCTGCAGCCATGGTACTCATGCGTGGCGATACCAAAAACAACGTCAATGTACGCAGTGCCTATCTCCACGTTCTCGGCGATCTTCTCGGTTCTGTCGGTGCAATCGTTGGTGGTATCCTGATGTGGGCTTTTGGCTGGTACATTGCCGACCCGATCATCAGTATCGTCGTGGCAGTCCTGATCATGCTGAGCGCATGGCGCGTAACGAAAGAATCCGTCAATATTTTGCTGGAAGGCGCCCCTTCACGGCTGGATACAACAAAAGTGGAAGAATCGCTCAGTCAGCTGCCTGGAGTTATCAAAGTGCATGACCTGCACATTTGGACGGTTACTTCTGGTTTTGATTCCCTGACCTGCCATCTCGTTGTCGAGGACGATTTGCCCAGCTACCCTGTGTTAAATGACACGCTGGTTCTTTTGGAAAAAGAATTCGGCATTACACACGCTACCATCCAGATTGAGAACTCCTCTACTCGACATCGTGACTTACATTGCCAGGCAACATCCGATTCGCACGATCACGATCATAACCATGAGCATAATCACGACCATCCGCATGATCATAAACAACATAGCCATTCCTAA
- the acsA gene encoding acetate--CoA ligase: MNVEKIPATEGSYNLENYDETYANFDWADVEKQFSWYETGKVNMVYEAIDRHLATDRKDKIALMYSNATRDETYTFAQLSELSNKFGNVLRNLGIVKGDRVFVFMPRSPELYVSVLGTIKVGAIVGPLFEAFMEAAVRDRLENSEAVAIVTTPALLPRIPVSDLPALKHVIVVGAEEELKEGHIRFEKAMEEASTELEIEWVDREDGMILHYTSGSTGKPKGVLHVHNAMIQHYQTGKWILDLQEDDIYWCTADPGWVTGTSYGIFSPWLNGATIVVRGGRFTPEDWYKVIEKNKVSIWFSAPTTFRMFMGAGDELIKQFDLSSLRHVLSVGEPLNPEVVHWGMRVFNQRIHDNWWMTETGAQLISNYRCMAIKPGSMGKPFPGIYAAIIDDRGNELPPNRMGNLAIRTGWPAMMRQIWNNPAKYEEYFSIPGWYVSGDSAYKDEEGYFWFQGRIDDVINTSGERVGPFEVESKLVEHPAVAEAGVIGKPDPVRGEIIKAFISLRAGYEPSEALMEEIRKFVKEGLAAHAAPREIEFRDKLPKTRSGKIMRRVLKAWELGLPTGDLSTMED, encoded by the coding sequence ATGAACGTGGAGAAAATTCCAGCAACGGAAGGCTCTTATAATTTAGAAAATTACGACGAAACATATGCGAATTTTGATTGGGCAGATGTGGAGAAGCAATTCTCTTGGTATGAGACCGGGAAAGTGAACATGGTGTACGAAGCCATTGATCGCCATCTCGCCACTGATCGGAAAGACAAAATCGCTTTGATGTACAGCAATGCGACGAGAGACGAGACTTATACTTTCGCGCAATTAAGCGAGTTATCCAATAAATTCGGAAATGTTTTGCGGAATTTGGGCATTGTGAAAGGGGACCGCGTTTTCGTCTTTATGCCGCGTTCACCGGAGCTTTATGTAAGCGTTTTAGGCACGATCAAGGTTGGCGCAATCGTAGGACCGCTGTTCGAAGCGTTCATGGAGGCAGCTGTGCGTGATCGCTTGGAAAATAGCGAAGCCGTTGCGATCGTTACGACACCTGCACTCTTGCCACGCATTCCTGTAAGTGACTTGCCTGCACTAAAACACGTGATTGTTGTGGGTGCAGAAGAGGAGCTAAAAGAGGGTCACATCCGCTTTGAAAAAGCGATGGAAGAAGCCTCCACCGAGCTGGAAATCGAATGGGTTGATCGTGAAGATGGCATGATCCTGCACTATACCTCAGGCTCAACGGGCAAGCCAAAGGGTGTTCTGCATGTTCACAATGCCATGATCCAGCACTACCAAACGGGGAAATGGATTCTCGACTTGCAAGAGGATGATATTTATTGGTGCACAGCAGACCCCGGCTGGGTAACGGGAACTTCTTATGGCATTTTTTCACCTTGGTTGAATGGAGCAACGATTGTTGTACGTGGCGGACGTTTCACTCCCGAAGACTGGTATAAAGTCATTGAGAAAAACAAAGTATCCATTTGGTTCAGTGCTCCTACTACTTTCCGCATGTTCATGGGGGCAGGGGATGAACTCATCAAGCAATTTGACTTATCCAGTCTGCGTCACGTCCTGAGCGTTGGCGAACCGCTCAATCCGGAAGTCGTTCACTGGGGCATGCGCGTGTTCAATCAACGCATTCACGACAACTGGTGGATGACGGAAACAGGTGCTCAGCTGATTTCTAACTATCGCTGTATGGCGATCAAGCCTGGATCGATGGGTAAGCCGTTCCCAGGTATTTATGCAGCAATTATTGACGACCGCGGAAATGAGCTGCCACCGAATCGAATGGGGAATCTGGCCATCCGTACAGGTTGGCCAGCTATGATGAGACAAATCTGGAACAACCCAGCGAAGTATGAAGAATACTTCAGCATCCCAGGCTGGTACGTGTCCGGGGATTCTGCATACAAGGATGAAGAAGGTTACTTCTGGTTCCAAGGCCGTATTGATGATGTGATCAATACTTCCGGTGAGCGAGTCGGTCCGTTTGAAGTAGAGAGCAAGCTCGTGGAGCATCCAGCAGTAGCGGAAGCGGGCGTCATCGGCAAACCAGATCCGGTTCGTGGTGAAATTATTAAAGCGTTCATCTCTCTGCGAGCTGGCTATGAGCCAAGTGAAGCGTTGATGGAAGAAATTCGCAAGTTTGTGAAAGAAGGACTGGCTGCACATGCTGCTCCTCGTGAAATCGAATTCCGCGACAAGTTGCCAAAAACGCGTTCCGGAAAAATCATGCGCCGTGTCTTGAAAGCGTGGGAATTAGGTCTACCGACTGGTGACCTGTCTACCATGGAAGATTAA
- a CDS encoding metallophosphoesterase, whose translation MIWLLLLGAIALLLFRAYCNTFDVQIKEVAIPLQKSRHLHHPHDFEPISILHLSDLHMENLSVLPQRIVDDFSQRQVDLIAITGDLLDREKNIPKAVAFVQCLQQLQPTLGTYVVFGNHDYVLPPFKLAQLKSELTRIGCRVLINENETIYHKGQPLHIIGVDDFSTSHSNLAKSFFGVPETGARLVFTHDPNIVLHMKEYAYDYLLSGHFHGGQIHWPRPFHLATMGKLPKQNIVKGLHEMDGRPFYISEGLGQTGVNIRLRSRPEITLHVLGSDAPFNEMATPAPALQETAATLALD comes from the coding sequence ATGATCTGGCTTCTTTTACTTGGCGCTATCGCCTTGTTGCTATTTCGAGCCTACTGCAATACATTTGATGTTCAAATAAAGGAAGTAGCGATACCCTTGCAAAAATCCCGGCACCTTCATCACCCGCATGATTTTGAGCCGATTTCGATTTTGCATTTGTCTGATTTGCACATGGAAAATCTATCTGTACTACCCCAGCGCATTGTCGATGACTTCTCGCAGCGTCAGGTAGACCTGATTGCGATTACCGGCGACTTGCTTGACCGCGAAAAAAACATTCCAAAGGCAGTTGCTTTTGTTCAATGCCTCCAGCAATTACAGCCAACCCTTGGAACTTATGTAGTTTTTGGCAACCATGATTACGTTCTTCCCCCTTTCAAGCTCGCACAGTTGAAATCAGAGCTTACACGAATTGGCTGCCGTGTTCTCATCAACGAAAATGAAACCATTTATCACAAGGGTCAGCCCCTGCACATTATCGGTGTGGATGATTTCAGCACGAGCCATAGCAACCTGGCCAAGTCTTTCTTCGGTGTTCCCGAGACAGGAGCAAGGCTCGTCTTCACTCATGATCCTAATATAGTTTTGCACATGAAAGAGTATGCTTACGATTATTTGTTGTCAGGTCATTTTCACGGAGGACAGATCCATTGGCCTCGTCCCTTTCATCTCGCAACAATGGGGAAACTGCCGAAGCAAAATATCGTGAAAGGACTTCACGAGATGGATGGTCGCCCCTTTTACATCAGTGAAGGCCTGGGGCAAACAGGGGTAAACATCCGTCTGCGTTCCCGTCCCGAGATAACCTTGCATGTACTGGGCAGTGATGCTCCATTTAACGAGATGGCCACTCCAGCTCCGGCACTACAAGAAACAGCCGCCACGCTCGCCCTCGACTAA
- a CDS encoding PucR family transcriptional regulator, which translates to MEKWKRDVEHIRQTTNLPIEYVQVSQTKAAQVQQDWVQKGWEQIALHSGNDGMTLILIETAAWHTSARALLDLIFPHVDDPATLPLPKQISNWLSGIASGSTVAIPAQLEAKWPWKEARVSFLLERCRPDRKGEWDTLQPLLHDFFEGVPDFIPLTQAHALLIVPVSMLDHQKTTLELLEWASGLHDLISMEWMEPVRLVVGSPITSPLALGDTLLRQLSLARALQSYRPQLMVAGDWSYPLERWAASLPKEIAAAIANELAAVITVPHMTDEQLETLDTLFARQLNVSDTARQLFLHRNTLLYRLDKLTEQTGLDPRVFPDAVMLQLYLLFRQN; encoded by the coding sequence GTGGAAAAATGGAAGAGAGATGTCGAGCACATCCGACAAACGACGAATCTACCTATCGAATATGTACAAGTCTCACAAACAAAAGCAGCACAAGTCCAGCAGGATTGGGTACAAAAAGGCTGGGAGCAAATCGCCCTCCATTCGGGCAACGATGGGATGACATTGATCCTTATCGAAACGGCAGCTTGGCATACTTCAGCCCGAGCGTTGTTGGATTTGATTTTTCCTCATGTGGATGATCCAGCAACGCTTCCCCTGCCAAAACAGATATCCAATTGGCTTTCGGGCATTGCCTCTGGCTCAACTGTTGCAATCCCTGCCCAGCTGGAAGCAAAGTGGCCGTGGAAAGAAGCGCGCGTCTCCTTCTTATTAGAGCGATGCAGACCAGATCGCAAGGGGGAATGGGATACCTTGCAGCCCTTATTGCATGATTTTTTTGAAGGAGTACCTGATTTCATTCCGTTGACACAAGCACATGCCCTTCTCATCGTCCCTGTCTCCATGCTCGATCATCAGAAAACGACTTTAGAGCTTTTGGAGTGGGCATCTGGCCTGCATGATCTGATTTCGATGGAATGGATGGAACCCGTTCGCCTTGTTGTTGGTTCGCCAATCACGAGTCCACTTGCATTGGGTGACACTCTTTTACGACAATTATCACTTGCCCGTGCCCTTCAATCCTATCGACCACAACTGATGGTTGCTGGAGATTGGTCTTATCCGTTAGAACGATGGGCAGCTTCTCTCCCCAAAGAAATAGCAGCCGCCATCGCCAACGAGCTAGCCGCTGTCATAACCGTTCCGCATATGACGGATGAACAACTGGAAACATTAGATACATTGTTCGCCAGACAATTGAATGTAAGTGATACAGCAAGGCAGCTTTTCCTTCATCGGAATACACTGTTGTATCGATTGGACAAGCTGACGGAACAAACCGGATTGGACCCGCGAGTGTTTCCTGATGCCGTTATGCTACAGCTCTACCTTCTCTTTCGTCAAAATTAA
- a CDS encoding ABC transporter ATP-binding protein: protein MAKVSLSHIYKKYGNNVTAVDDFHLEIQDREFLVLVGPSGCGKSTTLRMIAGLEEISEGDLYIGDRRVNDVAPKDRDIAMVFQSYALYPHMNVYENMAFGLKLRKFSKSDIDKRIQDAARILDISHLLDRKPKALSGGQRQRVALGRAIVREPQVFLMDEPLSNLDAKLRVQMRTEILKLHQRLNTTIIYVTHDQTEAMTMGDRIVVMKDGLIQQVATPTEIYNHPVNLFVASFIGSPAMNFVKGNLSEKDGALYFDAQNIHVRFPEDKAKTLREKGYVNKQVIFGIRPEDIYSDASFMEANPFESSLEAEVEVVENMGSELYVYFHNIGDTQMVARVDSREALKPKMKVKLAMDLAKCHVFDSETEVAVF, encoded by the coding sequence ATGGCAAAGGTAAGTCTTTCCCACATTTATAAAAAATATGGAAACAACGTTACGGCAGTTGACGATTTTCACTTGGAAATTCAAGATCGCGAATTCCTCGTTCTAGTCGGACCATCTGGTTGTGGAAAATCTACCACTCTACGCATGATTGCAGGACTGGAAGAGATTTCGGAAGGTGATTTATACATAGGCGATCGCCGTGTCAACGATGTGGCTCCCAAAGATCGCGACATCGCCATGGTTTTTCAAAGCTATGCACTCTATCCGCATATGAATGTATACGAGAATATGGCTTTCGGCCTGAAATTGCGCAAATTCTCCAAATCCGATATTGATAAGCGCATTCAAGATGCAGCTCGAATCCTCGATATTTCCCATTTGCTTGACCGCAAGCCAAAAGCGCTGTCAGGGGGACAAAGACAGCGTGTCGCATTGGGTCGTGCGATCGTACGTGAGCCGCAAGTATTTTTGATGGATGAACCGTTGTCCAACCTCGATGCAAAGCTGCGTGTACAAATGCGTACGGAAATTTTGAAACTACACCAACGTTTGAATACCACGATTATTTATGTGACGCACGATCAAACGGAAGCCATGACCATGGGAGACCGAATCGTCGTCATGAAGGACGGTCTTATCCAACAGGTGGCAACCCCGACTGAAATCTACAATCATCCAGTCAATCTGTTTGTCGCGAGCTTCATCGGCTCCCCTGCGATGAATTTTGTGAAAGGGAATCTTTCCGAGAAAGACGGAGCACTCTATTTTGATGCGCAAAATATTCATGTACGCTTCCCAGAAGATAAAGCCAAGACTTTACGGGAAAAAGGTTATGTAAACAAGCAGGTAATTTTCGGGATTCGTCCTGAGGACATTTACAGCGACGCCTCTTTTATGGAAGCAAATCCATTTGAGAGCTCACTGGAAGCAGAAGTTGAAGTCGTAGAAAATATGGGCTCCGAATTGTACGTCTATTTCCATAATATTGGGGATACCCAGATGGTAGCGCGTGTAGATTCTCGTGAAGCGCTCAAACCAAAGATGAAGGTAAAACTAGCGATGGATCTGGCCAAATGTCATGTATTTGACAGCGAGACAGAAGTAGCTGTATTCTAA
- a CDS encoding Cof-type HAD-IIB family hydrolase: MAYQIVFFDIDGTLLNTDHIIPQTTVDAVQTLKQNGVHVAIATGRAPYHLMPIAKQLGIETFVGFNGSYVQSEGKIIHHTPIAADTLAKLEQMAEGHSHPMVFLSADHFYANAMDHPHIIESFDWLGLEYPAYRHRYWEETPIYQAFLYCGADESRYTGEFHDVSYIRWHEHCMDILPPNGSKAKGIEAVLKHFGLTPADAVAFGDGLNDKEMLSYVGMGVAMGNAHEELKPFANMITRSVNDNGIQHGLAKLGLI, encoded by the coding sequence GTGGCTTATCAAATCGTCTTTTTTGACATTGACGGAACCTTACTGAACACCGATCACATTATTCCACAAACAACGGTGGATGCCGTACAAACATTAAAGCAAAACGGTGTCCATGTCGCGATTGCAACCGGCCGAGCTCCTTATCATTTGATGCCAATTGCTAAGCAACTGGGCATTGAGACATTCGTGGGCTTTAACGGGTCTTATGTTCAGAGTGAAGGGAAGATCATCCATCACACGCCAATTGCGGCTGATACATTGGCAAAGCTCGAACAAATGGCTGAGGGTCATTCCCATCCGATGGTATTTTTGAGTGCAGATCACTTCTATGCCAATGCGATGGACCACCCACATATCATCGAGTCTTTTGATTGGTTGGGACTGGAGTACCCAGCGTATCGCCATCGCTACTGGGAGGAAACGCCGATTTATCAAGCATTTCTCTACTGTGGCGCAGATGAATCGAGATACACGGGTGAATTCCATGACGTCTCTTATATTCGTTGGCATGAACACTGCATGGATATTTTGCCCCCGAACGGCTCCAAAGCAAAAGGAATTGAAGCCGTCTTAAAACATTTTGGACTGACTCCTGCGGATGCTGTTGCTTTTGGAGACGGATTGAATGATAAAGAGATGCTCTCCTATGTTGGCATGGGAGTAGCGATGGGGAATGCTCATGAAGAATTGAAGCCGTTCGCCAATATGATTACGCGCAGCGTAAACGACAATGGCATCCAACATGGTTTAGCCAAGCTTGGTTTGATCTAG
- a CDS encoding S8 family peptidase, whose protein sequence is MRVWPFVAAIALVGLVVVPYRMNQHAEQEMREPHPRVTSIQSRIPRINYIEQVKDIRHDLEKKSHIQTLHHNERDRSHYVENEVVVRFSPRPKQEKIDQLVSSLDAKIKRDFDKFLIIKSKSMTTKQLMKKLAEHPDSVFAEPNYLLLPNVKPNDTYYKEYQWNLPLIGMEQSWNVSEGSSDVIVAVVDTGVDMKHPEFAGKLVKGYNVLNDSNKPEDDNGHGTHVSGIIAAKTNNKDGIAGMSWNSKLMPIKAIGADGSGSAVDIAQGIYWATDNGADVINLSVGNYTSSAALREACRYAFERNVVLVAASGNDASDQPSFPAAYDEVLAVAAVDHRKERADFSNFGDYVDVSAPGVDIPSTYISSDYASLSGTSMACPHVTALASLIRSVHPDMNTRDVMNLIRQSATDLGAPGHDKLYGYGMINVNQALRQAQPVEEVKTNQPPKTIGGLLNKFFQRLRFGAQ, encoded by the coding sequence TTGCGCGTCTGGCCTTTTGTTGCCGCTATTGCCTTGGTCGGTCTCGTAGTTGTCCCGTATCGGATGAATCAGCATGCAGAACAAGAAATGCGCGAACCTCATCCCCGCGTGACATCAATTCAGTCGAGAATTCCACGTATTAACTACATTGAACAGGTGAAAGACATTCGTCATGACTTGGAGAAAAAAAGCCATATCCAAACGCTTCATCATAACGAGCGTGACCGCAGTCATTATGTAGAAAATGAAGTCGTCGTGCGCTTTTCCCCTCGCCCCAAGCAAGAAAAAATTGATCAGCTCGTTTCTTCGTTGGATGCAAAGATCAAACGCGATTTTGACAAATTTCTCATTATCAAATCAAAGAGCATGACTACCAAACAGCTCATGAAAAAACTGGCTGAACATCCGGACTCCGTATTTGCTGAGCCAAACTACCTCTTACTCCCGAATGTGAAACCAAACGATACGTATTACAAGGAATACCAGTGGAATCTTCCTCTGATCGGCATGGAGCAAAGCTGGAACGTCAGCGAAGGCAGCAGTGATGTTATCGTGGCAGTCGTCGATACAGGTGTGGATATGAAGCATCCGGAATTTGCTGGTAAGCTGGTCAAAGGCTATAACGTTTTGAATGACAGTAACAAACCTGAGGATGATAATGGTCATGGAACCCACGTTTCAGGTATCATAGCGGCGAAAACAAATAACAAAGATGGCATTGCCGGGATGTCCTGGAATAGCAAGCTCATGCCGATCAAAGCCATTGGCGCAGACGGATCAGGATCAGCCGTGGACATCGCACAAGGGATTTATTGGGCGACGGATAACGGAGCGGATGTCATCAACTTGAGCGTAGGCAACTACACCTCCTCTGCTGCTCTACGGGAAGCTTGTCGCTACGCCTTTGAAAGGAATGTCGTGTTAGTCGCGGCTTCCGGAAACGATGCGAGTGATCAGCCTAGCTTTCCTGCTGCCTATGATGAAGTCCTTGCCGTTGCCGCTGTCGATCACCGCAAAGAACGCGCCGATTTTTCCAACTTTGGTGATTATGTGGATGTATCTGCTCCTGGGGTCGATATTCCGAGCACGTACATTTCTAGCGACTATGCCTCGCTATCAGGTACTTCGATGGCATGTCCTCATGTCACGGCACTCGCTTCGCTCATCCGTTCCGTTCATCCCGATATGAACACCCGAGACGTGATGAACCTTATTAGACAATCCGCAACTGACCTCGGAGCTCCCGGGCACGATAAGTTATACGGGTACGGCATGATCAATGTGAACCAAGCTCTTCGCCAAGCCCAGCCGGTCGAGGAAGTCAAAACGAATCAGCCTCCCAAAACAATCGGCGGCTTGCTTAATAAATTCTTTCAACGTCTGCGTTTCGGTGCACAATAA